The following DNA comes from Nocardioides panzhihuensis.
ACCGACTTGCTCTGGTCGGTGAGCAGGTAGTCGGTGGTCGCGCCCAGCTTCTGGAGGTCGAGCTCGGCGAGGTTCACCGTGACGGCCTCGCCCGGCTTGACGCAGCTCGAGCCGTCGCCGATCGCGACCAGGGTCGCGCCCTTGCCGGCGAGGGCCGAGCAGGCGCCGGAGTAGGCGGTGCCGTTCTGGAGGGCGGCGGCCGCGTCCTGGGCGAAGACGCCGACCGAGAGCAGCTTCTGGTCGCCCTTGAAGAGCGGCAGAGCCGGCTTGTTGGTGCCTGAGTTGACGGTCTTCTTGCCGTTGTAGGTGGCGGTGTAGCGACCGGTGTCGACCTTGACCTTGTCAGACACGTCGACGGTCAGTGCGACCGACGAGGCCTTGGCCTGGGGCTTCTCCGCCGACGCAGCAGTCGCCGGGGCCGCGGTCACGGAAAGACCGATCATCGCGGTCGCCGCAAAAAGGGCGGCTCCGCGGACCGAGAGTGGGGAGCGCAAGTGACTTCTCCAATGGTGTTGATAACTGTCGATGACAGGGCACGACGAGTGGAAGTCAGCCTCTGCAGCCCCCCGGTTGGCTGTGACTCACCGTGACAAAGCGGGGAGTCTAGCCACGTCGATTTGCCGCCGACCAGCGCCGACCTCATGCCTGAGGTCACAGAATCTCCCCGTAACTTCGCCGGTAACAGGTCGTGCTGGAGGTCGATCTCGACGTGGAAATGACCATGGGCCATATCGCGGTCCTCGATATGGATCTGTCGTATGGATCCTGTGCCTGGAATGTTCCACTGGGGCCAGATGGCAAAAAGTCGGCCTCAATCATGATGAATCACCAGTTAGGCTGACCTAAGTAGAGGCTTGAGGGCTTTCTGACAATGTGTCAGTATCTTTCTCGGAACGCCGTTTCGCTTGACGCCCCGACCTCACTGGAGCACCTATGTCTGCCCAACTCGTCGACGAGATCTCCGGCGCACCGCTCTCCGCGCTGATGCGTGAGGGCTCCCGAGCCCAGCACACCGCAGCCGAGAGCTCCTCGTTCATGGAGGAGCTGCTGGCCGGGCGGGTCAACGAGCAGGGGTACGCCGACTATCTGCTGCGCCTGCGCAAGGTCTATGCCGCGCTCGAAGCGGTGGGTCGCGACCTGGCAGCCACGGACGCCGTCGCCGCGGCCGTCCATGACGTGACCCTGGAGCGCTTGGCCGCGATCGATGCCGACCTGGGCGTGTGGGCGCCAGGTGCCGACGGCGGTTCCGTGGAGTCGGCGGCTGCCGATGCGTACGTTGCTCGGATCGAGGCCACCCGCGCCTGGGGTGGGCTCTACGCCGCTCACCACTACACCCGTTACCTCGGTGATCTCTCGGGCGGCCAGGCGATCGGCCGGCTGCTCGACCGGTTCTTCGAGCTCGGCGGGGAGGGCGTGGCGTTCTACGAGTTCGCCGAGATCCCCAAGCCGAAGCCCTACAAGGACGGCTACCGCGCCCGCCTCGACGCGCTGGATCTCGGCCCCGCCGAGAAGCTCCGGGTCGTCGAGGAGGTCCAGGTCGCCTTCGAACTCAACCAGGCTCTCTTCGAGGAGCTCGGCGCCCGCCTCGACGACTATCGCAAGTGAGCTGAGGTCCGCCGTCGTGCCCCGGATCGCCGCCGAGAACGTCCCCGAGCACCGCAGGCTGGTGCGCGAGCGGATCTTCGCCGCGTTCGCGGAGCTGATGGTCGAAGGCAGCTATGACGCCGTCAGCATGTCGAAGCTGGCTCAGCGCGCCGAGATCGGGCGCACCGCGATCTACCACCACTTCAAGGACCGCGACGCGGTGATGGTCGCGTTCGCGACTCACGAGACCTCGGAGTACGTCGCGTCCCTGCGGGCTCAGCTCGCCGCGAGCGAGCAGCCGGCGGAGCGGTTGCGGATCTACGTACGCAACCACCTCACCCTCGGCGAGACCCCGCTCCACAAACGGCGCGGTCACATGGGTTTCGGCCCCCAGGTCTACGGCGCTCTCCCCGAAGGGGCTCGTCAGGAGATCCGAGAGCACGTCGTCGCCGTCGAGGAGGTCCTCGCCGAGATCCTCGAGCAGGGCGTCGAGCAAGGCACCTTCGCTGTCACCGACATCGACGCCACCCTCTCCCTGATCCACGCCGTCCTCGGCACCCGCCAGGTCCCCGCC
Coding sequences within:
- a CDS encoding heme oxygenase (biliverdin-producing), whose protein sequence is MSAQLVDEISGAPLSALMREGSRAQHTAAESSSFMEELLAGRVNEQGYADYLLRLRKVYAALEAVGRDLAATDAVAAAVHDVTLERLAAIDADLGVWAPGADGGSVESAAADAYVARIEATRAWGGLYAAHHYTRYLGDLSGGQAIGRLLDRFFELGGEGVAFYEFAEIPKPKPYKDGYRARLDALDLGPAEKLRVVEEVQVAFELNQALFEELGARLDDYRK
- a CDS encoding TetR family transcriptional regulator — protein: MPRIAAENVPEHRRLVRERIFAAFAELMVEGSYDAVSMSKLAQRAEIGRTAIYHHFKDRDAVMVAFATHETSEYVASLRAQLAASEQPAERLRIYVRNHLTLGETPLHKRRGHMGFGPQVYGALPEGARQEIREHVVAVEEVLAEILEQGVEQGTFAVTDIDATLSLIHAVLGTRQVPAESVEEFVLHAVGAP